The genomic region TGTAGCCGTTCCACAGGGTGTCGCTGGCGGAGTTCGACGGCTTGTTCTTCGGCGAGCCGTTGCTGTACCGCCCTGCTTGCGGGAAGGGGAACTTCCGCACGCCGCTCGCGTTTTGGTTGAGTTGCAGCGTGCTGAGGATCGTCGCGGTGTCGGTGCTCGACACGTACGTGCCGTAGTACGATTTTACTTGTCCGAAGCCCGTGCTGGGGAACTTCGCCTGCGAAGTTCCCGGGAACTTGGGGTTCGCCGCGACCAGCGAATTCCACATGCCGTCGAGCAACTGCTCGGCTTGCGATTGACCAAGCGAGCTGATCAGCGAGCTGTCGTCGTTCATCGAGGCCGATACGTCGAGCACGACGACGATGTCGCGGGCCTCGACGAAGGCGGTCGCGGAGGTCTGCAACGGCACCTGCGAGCGACCGACCGCGAAGCCGAACGCCAGCGGCAACTCGCCGTCCTGGGCGGTCGTGTCCGCGTTGGTCCGCCGCGCGACGACTTGCACCACGTTGAACGGGGAGGCGTTCCACTGGATCGGCCAGGTTCCGGTCCCGGCGTCGTAGACCCGCTTGCCGAAATTGACGTCTCCGTCGGGATCGACGAACACGCCGTTGGCGGCGGCGACGGTCGCGGCCATCTGCCGAGCCGCGGCGACGGCGATCGAGTTGGCGTCGATGTTGGCGGGGCCTTGGCCCTGGCCTGCCGCGTGAACGGCCGCGGTGATTTCCTGCGCGGCGGCCAGCGCGGCTGCGTCGACCGCGTTCTGCATCCGCGTCTCAGTGAGCACGATCCGGCCCGTGTCGACGCTGAGCGCGACGAACGCGAACAGCGCACACAAGCAAAAGCCCGTGAGAACCACGATCACCCCGCGACGCGAGGGTTGCGGCGGAGGTCCGGCAAGGCGAGGGCGAAGGGCGATCATGGCAGCGATCTCCGGGAGCGAAAGAGGGGCCGAGGCGGCGAGGGAGGGACGAGGCAACAAGTCTCGGGGCGTGCGGGCGATCAATCCGACAACGTGGCGCGGCCGTTGCGGAACGTGATCGCCGCCGACAATGCGTAGTCGCTGTCCTGTGCGACGGGGGTGTAGCTAACCTTCGAGTAGGGGATCGACACCTGCACCTTGAACAGTTCCATGTCGTTGGCGGGGTCGTCCAGATCGAACGCTTGCGAGGGATCGCTCGCCCTGACGACGGCCACGGCCACGTCGTTCTTGTCGAAGCCCATCGTGGCGAGAAAGTTCTTCACGTCGCTGACCAGTTTGTTGTTGGCGGTCTGGCCCGGGAGGAGCATGCCGTCGCGGTCGAGCGCGGCGAACCGGGCGCCTTCGCGAGCGGCCGACTCGAGCACGTTCTGCACCTCGTATATCCGCGTCAATTCGCTCACTCCCACGATCAGCCCCAAGAGCAGGGGCGCCACGCAGGCGAACTCGACCGCCACCGCGCCGCGGCGCGAGTCGGACCCAAGGCGGCGACGGGCACGAGGATTGCGGCCGACGACGCGGCGGTTCGAGGCGAGGGGGTCCATGACGAACGCTCCGGAACGGGGGAGGGCGAATGCGGGGTTATAAGCCGGGGGTGCGGCGATTCACTCGTGACGCATAAACGACTGGGCCTGCAGCACCACGCCGTTCATGAAGGGCATCGGAACCAACGCGACGTCGTTGTAAGCGACCCGCGCCCGAACCACGAACATCTGCCGCGGTTCGGCGGCGGAGACCTCCAGGTTCGGCAAGTCTTCGATCCCCGCGCCGGTCGCGGCGGGCGGGTTCGCCGAGTCGAACGCGCTGGCGTCCTTGACGAACACCGAAGTCGCGCCCGCCTTGATCGCCGAATTCATCGTCTGATTGACCCGCGCGGTCACGTTGGCCGTGGTCGTTCCCTCGGTGGCGCCCATCCGGGCCGCGACGCGCACCGCGCTGTTCAGCACGTTGGTCACCATTTGGGCATGGCCGAACTCGATCAGCGCGAACACCAGGAACATGAACACGGGCAAGATGAACGCCGTCTCGACGACCGTGGTTCCGCGGCGCGAGGAGCGCCGAGCGCGGCGGATGTGGGCGAGACGGAGCACCATCGTTCGGCGACCTGGGCAAGAGTCGCGCTTCGCGCAGCGGTCGGCTTCGATCGGCCTGCGACGGACGTCGGGGCGAGCGAATCGACGAGTGCGCAACGGCGCGAGAGGAGGCGGGCGAGAGACAAGGCGGGATTCAGGCGGGACAAGAGCCGAGTCGCGGCGCGCCGCACGGGGCGACGAGGCCGCATTCTCGGCTACTACAACCCTAGGTCGGAAAACCGGGTTGGGAGCGGCTTTCCGCAAGATCGGCGGAAGATTTTCGCCCGCCGGGGGCCAGCTGCGCAGCCGCCCGGATCGATCCTGCCGCCCCGGCGAGGAAGGATCCGGGGCTCAGAACCCTTCCTTGCGCATCACCGACGACGCGGTGATGGTCTTGCCCCCCATGAACCAGGGGCTGGGGATCCAGCTCACGTTCGAGAAGTCGACCGACGTGGTCACGGTGATCGGGGTTCCCGCGGTCGCCGTGCCCGGATTGGGCGTGACGGTCGTCGCGACCCCCGCGACGCCGATCCCCGTGGCGTAATCCGCGACGGCGCTGGTCACCGCGTCCGTCGAGGAGGTCAGGACGACCGCCTGGCGGGCCCCGACGCGCGAGGCGTTGACGAGCACCTGCTGGATCATCAGCGCCCGACCCACCTCGATGATGCCGATCAGCAGCATGAAGAACACCGGCGCCACGAGCGCAAACTCGACGACCGAGGCCCCGCGACGATGACGGCGCTGCGTGCGTCGCCGGCCGATCGAGTTGAGAAAGCGAGCGTTGTTCATAGCAAGGTCGACGGTTGAGGATTGCGGTTGTCGTTCGGGGCTACTTCACCAACACGACCGGCGAGAAGACGAAGTCGCTCGTCGAACTCGACGAAGGGACGATGCCCGTGACGACCATCGGCGCCGGCTGGACGATAACCCGCTTCGAGGTCATCGCCCCGGTGAGCCGCACTTCGAGGATGCGGATCCCCGCCCAGCGGACGATCGTGTATTGGGCGTTGTTCCCCGGGCCGACGACCTTGGAGAAGATCGGGATCATCCGCGGTTTGCCGATGATCGAGGCCAGTTCGTCTTTGACGCCGGCGCTGATCCCCGTGTCGCCGTTGAGTTGCAGCTCTCCCAGACCGTCGAACACGACTGACCCGCCGTGGTAGGCCAGATCGGCCGCGGAGACGCCGTGGAGGATCTGCCGGGCGATGTCGGCCGTGCTGTTGTTCGAGCTGCCGATGTCGACCGTGCCGCGATTTCCCGGCGAGCCGGTCCCCTGGGGATACAGATTCACCTCGCGGATTCCGTCGGAACCGCTGGTCACGGCTCCGGTGGCCGGGTCGTAACGCCAGTTGTCGCTGGTGCTGCCGGCCAGCAGGGCGTTCCAGGTTTCGACGTCGAGGGCGAACGGCAGCAAATCGAGATTCCCTCCGCCGGGCGGGACGGTGAATCCCTTGACGTGCCGCGAATACGCGGCGGTCGCCTCGGCGTCGACCCCCTGGC from Pirellulales bacterium harbors:
- a CDS encoding VWA domain-containing protein produces the protein MIALRPRLAGPPPQPSRRGVIVVLTGFCLCALFAFVALSVDTGRIVLTETRMQNAVDAAALAAAQEITAAVHAAGQGQGPANIDANSIAVAAARQMAATVAAANGVFVDPDGDVNFGKRVYDAGTGTWPIQWNASPFNVVQVVARRTNADTTAQDGELPLAFGFAVGRSQVPLQTSATAFVEARDIVVVLDVSASMNDDSSLISSLGQSQAEQLLDGMWNSLVAANPKFPGTSQAKFPSTGFGQVKSYYGTYVSSTDTATILSTLQLNQNASGVRKFPFPQAGRYSNGSPKNKPSNSASDTLWNGYINYVKGLSGTYNRRYGYRTLMDYLQAQRFDPSQSEDLWRTPHYPFHAVKNGTSLFLDFLNDLEFGDEVGWVAYGQWAVQQKTHADGEVNIDVSADPITSDYATIDAMQRRHQAGEYNGWTAMGDGILKARELLVGVASDPSDTGHVRYGARPTMLVMTDGQTNQRPSGWSLPGSFKWKDWTDFDGDGTADYTTSDVNKQYAFWEATEAIKRGITIHTLAVGQDADRNLMQAIAHAAGGVYINVPGGSTVATMESQLLEAFSQIASKVPPAKLVYELSAP
- a CDS encoding pilus assembly protein, whose product is MDPLASNRRVVGRNPRARRRLGSDSRRGAVAVEFACVAPLLLGLIVGVSELTRIYEVQNVLESAAREGARFAALDRDGMLLPGQTANNKLVSDVKNFLATMGFDKNDVAVAVVRASDPSQAFDLDDPANDMELFKVQVSIPYSKVSYTPVAQDSDYALSAAITFRNGRATLSD
- a CDS encoding pilus assembly protein, encoding MVLRLAHIRRARRSSRRGTTVVETAFILPVFMFLVFALIEFGHAQMVTNVLNSAVRVAARMGATEGTTTANVTARVNQTMNSAIKAGATSVFVKDASAFDSANPPAATGAGIEDLPNLEVSAAEPRQMFVVRARVAYNDVALVPMPFMNGVVLQAQSFMRHE
- a CDS encoding pilus assembly protein, with translation MNNARFLNSIGRRRTQRRHRRGASVVEFALVAPVFFMLLIGIIEVGRALMIQQVLVNASRVGARQAVVLTSSTDAVTSAVADYATGIGVAGVATTVTPNPGTATAGTPITVTTSVDFSNVSWIPSPWFMGGKTITASSVMRKEGF